A region of Haloplanus sp. XH21 DNA encodes the following proteins:
- a CDS encoding aminomethyltransferase family protein, which produces MTRGLHADYGAEFETRSGREIVAHYGRPERTHLAIRNGVGVIEMAYGVVVVEGSDAVGFVDNTVSNRVPEADGEGCYALLLDAQGGIETDLYVYNAGERLLCFTPPDRAEPLAEDWSDKVFIQDVTVRDASAEFAVFGVHGPNATETAGTLLAGAEIPEASLTFVRGAIADAGVTAIATDEPTGETGYEIVCASDDAVDVFDSLLTRGTPTTPVGHRTWNTLTLEAGTPLFESELEGRIPNVAGVRNALDFDKGCYVGQEVVSRVENKGRPSKRLVGLTLDAVPAPGAAVFDGDDAVGEVTRGAESPSLSRPIAMAYVDSTTAATELAVRVDGTDIDASVTTLPFVEGSGRSARVPRYD; this is translated from the coding sequence ATGACACGGGGTCTCCACGCCGACTACGGCGCCGAGTTCGAGACGCGGAGCGGCCGAGAGATCGTCGCTCACTACGGTCGCCCCGAGCGGACGCACCTCGCGATCCGCAACGGCGTCGGCGTCATCGAGATGGCCTACGGCGTCGTCGTCGTGGAGGGGTCCGACGCCGTCGGCTTCGTCGACAACACCGTCTCGAACCGCGTACCCGAGGCCGACGGCGAGGGCTGTTACGCCCTCCTGCTCGACGCCCAGGGCGGCATCGAGACCGACCTCTACGTCTACAACGCGGGTGAGCGACTGCTCTGTTTCACGCCACCCGACCGCGCCGAACCCCTCGCCGAGGACTGGAGCGACAAGGTGTTCATCCAAGACGTTACCGTTCGCGATGCCTCGGCGGAGTTCGCCGTCTTCGGCGTCCACGGCCCCAACGCGACGGAGACGGCCGGGACGCTGCTTGCGGGCGCTGAAATACCGGAGGCGTCGCTCACCTTCGTTCGGGGCGCCATCGCCGACGCCGGCGTGACCGCCATCGCGACGGACGAGCCGACGGGCGAGACGGGCTACGAAATCGTGTGTGCCAGCGACGACGCCGTGGACGTGTTCGACTCGCTGCTCACTCGCGGCACGCCAACGACGCCCGTCGGGCACCGGACGTGGAACACGCTGACGCTCGAAGCCGGCACACCGCTGTTCGAGTCGGAACTCGAAGGCCGGATTCCGAACGTCGCCGGCGTGCGCAACGCCCTCGATTTCGACAAGGGGTGTTACGTCGGCCAGGAGGTCGTCTCCCGCGTCGAAAACAAAGGGCGACCGAGCAAGCGTCTCGTCGGCCTGACGCTCGATGCCGTCCCCGCGCCCGGCGCGGCGGTGTTCGACGGCGACGACGCCGTGGGCGAGGTGACCCGCGGCGCCGAGAGCCCGTCGCTCTCGCGACCCATCGCGATGGCGTACGTCGACAGCACGACAGCGGCGACCGAACTCGCCGTGCGCGTCGACGGGACGGACATCGACGCCAGCGTCACCACCCTGCCGTTCGTGGAAGGGAGCGGCCGGTCGGCGCGCGTCCCGCGTTACGACTGA
- a CDS encoding SDR family NAD(P)-dependent oxidoreductase, with protein MLTTDLSDRVALVTGSATGIGRELALSMAEAGASVAVHYHTSEEAARATAAVARETSGEATTVQGDVTDPDEVDAMFDAVEADLGTVDVLVNNVGDFAPKHWEDIDVETWNRVLDTNFNGTYLCSKRALPEMREAGDGRIVNIGYAGTEKALVYPKNFPYLVAKTGVIMFTRMLANDTNEDGITVNCISPYVVENSDEFPAEAPRGRWASFADLRQVLFFFLDADSDYVSGENVEVDGGWIPEAL; from the coding sequence ATGCTCACTACCGACCTCTCCGACCGCGTCGCGCTGGTGACGGGGAGCGCGACGGGCATCGGCCGCGAACTCGCCCTCTCGATGGCGGAGGCGGGGGCGTCGGTCGCCGTCCACTACCACACGAGCGAGGAGGCCGCCCGCGCGACGGCCGCGGTCGCTCGCGAGACGAGCGGCGAGGCGACGACGGTGCAGGGCGACGTGACCGACCCCGACGAGGTCGACGCGATGTTCGACGCCGTCGAGGCCGACCTCGGCACCGTCGACGTGCTCGTCAACAACGTGGGCGATTTCGCACCCAAACACTGGGAGGATATCGATGTCGAGACGTGGAACCGCGTGCTAGACACGAACTTCAACGGCACGTATCTCTGCTCGAAGCGGGCGTTGCCCGAGATGCGCGAGGCGGGGGACGGCCGCATCGTCAACATCGGCTACGCGGGCACGGAGAAGGCGCTCGTCTACCCGAAGAACTTCCCCTATCTCGTGGCCAAGACGGGCGTCATCATGTTCACGCGGATGCTCGCGAACGACACGAACGAGGACGGCATCACCGTCAACTGCATCTCGCCGTACGTGGTCGAAAACTCCGACGAGTTCCCGGCGGAGGCGCCGCGTGGCCGATGGGCCTCATTCGCGGATCTGCGGCAGGTGCTCTTTTTCTTCCTCGACGCCGACAGCGACTACGTGAGCGGGGAGAACGTCGAAGTAGACGGCGGGTGGATTCCCGAGGCGCTCTAG
- a CDS encoding DUF6432 family protein: MKAKREFRDREDVEVDILDALVDRGSEGMTVFELRAAADVDIDTLEDALSELKSDSLISVETEDGRTVVLPDDRVVPDPGEAPDEDESLFDAVRERLGL, from the coding sequence ATGAAGGCCAAACGGGAGTTCCGGGACCGCGAGGACGTGGAGGTGGACATCCTCGATGCGCTGGTCGACCGGGGTAGCGAGGGGATGACCGTCTTCGAACTCCGGGCGGCCGCCGACGTCGATATCGACACGCTGGAGGACGCGCTCTCGGAACTGAAATCGGATTCGCTCATCTCGGTCGAGACGGAAGACGGGCGGACGGTCGTGCTCCCGGACGACCGCGTGGTTCCCGACCCCGGAGAGGCGCCGGACGAGGACGAGAGCCTCTTCGACGCGGTGCGCGAGCGCCTCGGTCTCTGA
- a CDS encoding DUF5611 family protein: MKEYKMRRGETLDENAPDLEGTIEEYFGPVTGTEEYEGNDLYVVGDPDNPVFERIVAGAAEYSGKKDRLAVHFEEKDAAQVIEEGNADAAEDAVSAKNDFLLEVTKRDAKSRRDSMKRSVEDDPDDVPSA, translated from the coding sequence ATGAAGGAGTACAAGATGCGTCGCGGGGAAACCTTAGACGAGAACGCCCCCGATCTCGAGGGCACTATCGAGGAGTATTTCGGCCCGGTGACCGGAACCGAGGAGTATGAGGGCAACGACCTCTACGTCGTCGGGGACCCTGACAATCCCGTCTTCGAACGCATCGTCGCCGGCGCCGCCGAATACAGCGGGAAGAAGGACCGCCTCGCGGTCCACTTCGAAGAGAAAGACGCCGCGCAGGTCATCGAGGAGGGCAACGCCGATGCCGCCGAGGACGCGGTCAGCGCGAAAAACGACTTCCTGCTCGAAGTGACGAAGCGGGACGCCAAATCCCGCCGTGACTCCATGAAACGGTCCGTCGAGGACGACCCCGACGACGTGCCGTCGGCCTAG
- a CDS encoding PrsW family intramembrane metalloprotease, with protein MSRRRDPVEKRADDAVDLYDIATWERRGVIDGIASGIYRVLVASARLFIVVVALLILVGIGGLSALTDPQIGALTLLSALPALGLAIYVRRSDITSNEPLSLLVATFLLGVLTANFAAVLNSALKGVFSTLGFVGTILFFYLVVGPVEETVKLLAVRLYAYGTESFEAVVDGAVYGAVAGLGFATIENALYITQNLDAPTATTAGLGLIGAGGGITAIRALAGPGHVIYSAFAGYYLGLAKFNPQNRGPIVIKGLLVAALIHATYNATVGIGTGLIAFATGLSQLPAFLVYVLLYDGIFGLLLVGKIRRYSTAYRQAHAAEERDESSFDVESTEFE; from the coding sequence ATGTCGCGTAGACGGGACCCGGTCGAGAAACGCGCCGACGACGCTGTCGACCTCTACGACATCGCTACCTGGGAGCGCCGCGGTGTCATCGACGGCATCGCGTCCGGAATCTATCGCGTGCTGGTCGCCTCGGCGCGACTGTTCATCGTCGTAGTCGCGTTGCTCATCCTGGTCGGCATCGGCGGGTTGAGCGCCCTGACCGACCCACAGATCGGGGCGCTGACGCTTCTCTCGGCACTCCCGGCGCTCGGCCTCGCCATCTACGTCCGCCGCTCCGACATCACGAGCAACGAACCCCTCTCCCTGCTCGTCGCGACCTTCCTCCTCGGCGTCCTGACGGCCAACTTCGCGGCGGTGCTCAACTCCGCGTTGAAAGGCGTCTTCTCCACGCTCGGCTTCGTCGGCACCATCCTCTTTTTCTACCTCGTCGTCGGCCCCGTCGAGGAGACGGTGAAACTGCTCGCGGTGCGCCTGTACGCGTACGGCACTGAGAGTTTCGAGGCGGTCGTCGACGGCGCGGTGTACGGCGCCGTCGCCGGACTCGGCTTCGCCACCATCGAGAACGCCCTCTACATCACGCAGAACCTGGACGCGCCGACGGCGACGACGGCCGGCCTCGGTCTCATCGGTGCCGGGGGGGGCATCACCGCCATCCGCGCGCTCGCTGGCCCGGGACACGTCATCTACTCCGCGTTCGCGGGGTATTATCTCGGCCTGGCGAAGTTCAACCCGCAAAATCGTGGCCCGATCGTCATCAAGGGCCTCCTCGTCGCCGCGCTCATCCACGCCACCTACAACGCCACCGTCGGCATCGGAACGGGACTGATCGCGTTCGCGACCGGCCTGTCGCAGCTCCCCGCCTTCCTGGTGTACGTCCTGCTCTACGACGGGATCTTCGGCCTGCTGCTCGTCGGAAAGATCCGGCGGTACAGCACGGCGTATCGCCAGGCCCACGCGGCCGAGGAGCGCGACGAGTCGTCGTTCGAC
- a CDS encoding ROK family protein, protein MATYLGVDLGATSVRAVVGDRAGNVVGTHRAATPRTASGAAVTEAVVDAAREACADAGVAPESVAAAGVGAVGPIDPAEGAAVAPANLPAGVGRIPLTGPLETLCATGRVFLHNDATAGAIGERFFADAPEDMVYLTLSTGIGAGAVVDGAVLSGWNGNAGEVGHVTVDPDGQRPCGCGGAGHWEAYCAGANIPDYARSLHAGEPTALPLDDDDFSTADVFAHAETDDLAARAVERIARWNAIGVATVVHVYAPQTVVVGGGVARHNADGVLEPLRERLPERVTTDVPTVRLTDHGDDAVVLGALASAITGGTGDRRN, encoded by the coding sequence ATGGCGACGTATCTCGGTGTCGACCTCGGGGCGACATCGGTTCGAGCGGTCGTCGGCGACCGCGCCGGCAACGTGGTGGGCACGCACCGCGCCGCGACGCCGCGGACGGCGAGCGGGGCCGCGGTCACCGAGGCCGTCGTCGACGCGGCCCGCGAGGCATGTGCCGACGCGGGCGTCGCGCCCGAGTCGGTCGCCGCGGCGGGCGTCGGCGCGGTCGGACCGATCGACCCCGCGGAGGGGGCGGCGGTCGCCCCCGCGAACCTGCCCGCCGGCGTCGGTCGCATCCCGCTCACCGGACCGCTCGAAACCCTGTGTGCGACCGGGCGCGTCTTCCTCCACAACGACGCCACGGCCGGCGCCATCGGCGAGCGCTTTTTCGCCGACGCGCCCGAGGATATGGTGTATCTCACGCTTTCGACGGGTATCGGTGCGGGGGCGGTCGTCGACGGGGCCGTGCTGTCCGGCTGGAACGGCAACGCGGGGGAGGTAGGCCACGTCACCGTCGACCCCGACGGACAGCGACCCTGTGGCTGTGGCGGTGCGGGTCACTGGGAGGCGTACTGCGCTGGCGCGAACATCCCGGACTACGCCCGTTCTCTCCACGCGGGCGAGCCGACGGCGCTCCCGCTTGACGACGATGATTTTTCCACCGCCGACGTGTTCGCCCACGCCGAGACCGACGATCTCGCCGCTCGCGCCGTCGAGCGCATCGCTCGCTGGAACGCCATCGGCGTCGCGACGGTCGTCCACGTCTACGCGCCGCAGACGGTGGTCGTCGGCGGCGGCGTCGCGAGACACAACGCCGATGGTGTGCTCGAACCGCTCCGCGAGCGACTTCCCGAGCGGGTGACGACCGACGTTCCGACGGTCCGCCTGACCGACCACGGCGACGACGCCGTCGTTCTCGGGGCGCTGGCGAGCGCGATAACCGGTGGGACGGGCGACCGCCGGAACTGA
- a CDS encoding geranylgeranyl reductase family protein, producing the protein MYDFVVVGVGPAGARFARRAAESGYDVLALEKGTVGTPLACSGHVSTDIWDYVPGDAKAALLQNRVYGANFRLGGPDSRAYPFYKSEEVSNVIDRVELDRILADAARAAGADVREGHTVTGLEEHADGVTVTASTEGETRTFEARLVAGCDGPVSRVRREVGLPDSDERLHGVLAFADDADHGDFVDVHLTVPRFFAWRIPRGEAGVEYGLAAPPGTDVTERFDRLLDDYGADTGRVCSGAIPIGPPDTVTSDRAFLIGDAAAQTKPFTGGGILYGMTAADRAAETIDPTRPSTLSDYERAWRDDLSREIRLGHMIRRAYSLPAPIQRLGLRALDGEIGVHMDRPSSFLSIEHLRALVSGWVDSDDAKRPDGRDDAPPGSADGDRGQS; encoded by the coding sequence ATGTACGATTTCGTCGTGGTCGGCGTCGGGCCGGCGGGCGCCCGTTTTGCCCGTCGGGCGGCCGAGTCCGGGTACGACGTGCTCGCCCTGGAGAAGGGGACGGTCGGAACGCCGCTCGCCTGTTCCGGCCACGTCAGCACCGACATCTGGGACTACGTCCCCGGAGACGCGAAAGCCGCCCTCCTCCAGAACCGGGTGTACGGCGCGAACTTCCGCCTCGGCGGGCCGGACTCCCGAGCCTACCCCTTCTACAAGTCCGAAGAGGTGTCGAACGTCATCGACCGGGTCGAACTCGACCGCATCCTCGCCGACGCCGCGCGGGCGGCGGGCGCCGACGTGCGCGAGGGACACACCGTCACTGGCCTCGAGGAACACGCGGATGGCGTGACGGTGACCGCCAGCACGGAGGGGGAGACCCGAACGTTCGAGGCGCGGCTGGTCGCCGGCTGTGACGGCCCCGTCTCGCGAGTACGCCGAGAGGTCGGACTCCCCGACTCCGACGAGCGCCTCCACGGCGTCCTCGCGTTCGCCGACGACGCCGACCACGGTGACTTCGTCGACGTCCACCTGACGGTGCCGCGCTTTTTCGCCTGGCGCATCCCCCGGGGCGAGGCGGGCGTGGAGTACGGCCTCGCGGCGCCGCCGGGTACCGACGTGACCGAGCGGTTCGACCGCTTGCTCGACGACTACGGCGCCGACACGGGGCGGGTCTGCTCCGGCGCCATTCCCATCGGCCCGCCGGACACCGTGACGAGCGACCGGGCCTTTCTCATCGGCGACGCCGCCGCCCAGACCAAGCCCTTCACCGGCGGCGGCATCCTCTACGGGATGACGGCGGCCGACCGAGCCGCCGAGACCATCGATCCCACACGGCCGTCGACCCTTTCCGACTACGAACGGGCGTGGCGTGACGACCTCTCCCGGGAGATTCGACTGGGCCACATGATACGGCGAGCCTACTCGCTCCCAGCGCCGATCCAGCGCCTCGGCCTGCGCGCCCTCGACGGCGAGATCGGCGTCCACATGGACCGTCCCAGTTCCTTCCTGTCGATCGAGCACCTCCGCGCGCTCGTCTCGGGATGGGTCGACAGCGACGACGCCAAGCGCCCCGACGGACGCGACGACGCGCCGCCGGGGAGCGCCGACGGCGACCGCGGTCAGTCGTAA
- a CDS encoding DUF7093 family protein, translating into MGLRCLLGHEYANREVEREREERGNEVVVTYRTVETCDRCGERRTVSENKEVRPVRTSEEESVSTGLGGGGVTPDPGDGSPDETAAADAESDTPGDATADAPSPDATADAAQSPDAVTASETDPVAAEGDAPVETDDGVDDAIILDDSDDAEPERSRGEWPDADVEDAEAAADTAETAPSADADTVDDGATVVSDDDDWPTPDGTDEGFDAEAADGTPADVDFGGGLAPESAGDAEADTAATNGAAADGQAAGKQFVAAETVERVGDDSAGETEFFCPNCEYVRTAGESSMRAGDICPECHEGYIAERER; encoded by the coding sequence ATGGGACTCAGGTGCCTGCTGGGACACGAATACGCGAACCGCGAGGTGGAGCGTGAGCGGGAGGAACGCGGCAATGAGGTGGTCGTAACCTACCGGACCGTCGAAACCTGTGATCGCTGTGGGGAACGCCGGACCGTCAGCGAGAACAAGGAAGTGCGACCCGTGCGGACCTCCGAGGAAGAGTCGGTGTCGACGGGTCTCGGCGGCGGTGGCGTGACGCCCGACCCCGGTGACGGATCGCCGGACGAAACCGCCGCGGCCGACGCCGAGAGCGACACGCCGGGCGACGCGACCGCCGACGCACCGTCGCCCGACGCGACCGCCGATGCCGCGCAATCACCCGATGCTGTCACCGCTTCCGAGACCGATCCTGTCGCCGCCGAGGGCGATGCCCCGGTCGAGACGGACGACGGCGTCGACGACGCGATCATCCTTGACGACTCGGACGACGCCGAACCGGAGCGCTCCCGCGGCGAGTGGCCTGACGCGGATGTCGAGGACGCCGAAGCGGCCGCCGACACGGCGGAGACGGCGCCGAGTGCTGACGCCGACACCGTCGACGACGGCGCCACGGTCGTCAGCGACGACGACGACTGGCCCACGCCCGACGGGACGGACGAGGGGTTCGACGCCGAGGCGGCCGACGGCACTCCGGCCGATGTCGACTTCGGCGGCGGCCTGGCGCCGGAGTCGGCGGGCGACGCGGAGGCCGACACCGCGGCCACGAACGGGGCCGCGGCCGACGGCCAGGCGGCGGGTAAGCAGTTCGTCGCCGCCGAGACGGTCGAACGCGTCGGCGACGACAGCGCTGGCGAGACGGAGTTTTTCTGTCCGAACTGCGAGTACGTCCGCACCGCCGGCGAGTCGTCGATGCGTGCGGGCGACATCTGCCCCGAGTGTCACGAGGGGTATATCGCCGAACGCGAGCGGTGA